Proteins from a genomic interval of Niabella soli DSM 19437:
- a CDS encoding methylated-DNA--[protein]-cysteine S-methyltransferase produces MTQYVYKEITSPTGPLRLITDGKHLIGVLWKPFDDAEGLIQDAAHPVLVRTEEQLAAYFAGKRQQFELPLKFIGTDFQKRVWELLLDIPFGQTISYGEMAKRVGDIKTVRAVGGALNKNPIPIIVPCHRVVGSDGKMVGFGGGVANKIYLLDLENPKQQLALW; encoded by the coding sequence ATGACGCAATATGTATATAAAGAGATAACGTCCCCAACAGGGCCTTTACGTCTGATCACGGATGGGAAGCATCTTATTGGTGTGCTGTGGAAACCCTTTGATGATGCAGAAGGGCTGATTCAAGACGCCGCACATCCGGTACTGGTAAGAACAGAAGAGCAACTTGCTGCCTATTTTGCCGGTAAAAGACAACAATTTGAGCTGCCCCTGAAATTTATTGGAACTGATTTTCAGAAACGGGTTTGGGAGTTATTATTGGATATACCCTTTGGGCAAACCATTAGCTATGGCGAAATGGCCAAAAGAGTGGGGGATATAAAAACAGTGCGGGCGGTGGGCGGCGCCTTGAATAAAAATCCGATCCCGATCATCGTTCCCTGTCACAGGGTGGTAGGCAGCGACGGGAAAATGGTAGGCTTTGGCGGCGGGGTAGCGAATAAAATTTATTTACTGGATCTTGAAAATCCGAAACAGCAGCTCGCTTTGTGGTAG
- a CDS encoding DNA-3-methyladenine glycosylase family protein, which produces MIQTFSDKNFKRICKQLAKKDKHLAAVLNAYGPPPMWTRPNSFESLVHIILEQQVSLASALAALKKLQEFTGGITPGKILRMDDQALRACYVSRQKMIYIRGLAKAIADKELDLDAMLLLTDNAVRAKLTTFKGIGNWTVDVYLMFVLQRTDIFPSGDLAAVNALKQLKTLAAATPREALIAIAEEWMPYRTIATMILWHHYLSERRKSQ; this is translated from the coding sequence ATGATACAAACTTTTTCTGATAAAAATTTTAAACGGATCTGCAAACAACTGGCAAAAAAGGATAAACACCTGGCGGCTGTTCTGAATGCTTATGGACCTCCGCCTATGTGGACCCGGCCGAATAGCTTTGAGTCGCTGGTGCATATTATACTGGAACAGCAGGTTTCCCTGGCTTCTGCGCTGGCCGCTCTAAAAAAATTACAGGAGTTTACTGGTGGAATTACGCCGGGTAAAATTTTAAGGATGGATGACCAGGCCCTGCGCGCCTGTTATGTGAGCAGACAGAAAATGATTTATATCCGGGGGCTGGCAAAAGCCATTGCTGATAAGGAGCTTGACCTGGATGCGATGCTATTGCTTACTGACAATGCGGTTCGCGCGAAACTGACAACCTTCAAAGGGATCGGGAACTGGACGGTGGATGTATACCTGATGTTTGTGTTACAACGCACCGATATTTTTCCTTCGGGGGATCTTGCGGCGGTAAATGCATTAAAGCAATTAAAAACGTTAGCTGCTGCCACACCCAGAGAGGCGTTAATAGCTATTGCAGAAGAATGGATGCCCTATCGAACAATCGCCACTATGATCTTATGGCATCATTATTTGTCGGAGCGGCGAAAAAGCCAGTAA
- a CDS encoding NADPH-dependent FMN reductase, whose protein sequence is MNILILNGSLDRREASTPGKLTAYFKEHLEALGAQATIFNLVESGIPLFDYTLSKTPKGVEVMLNHFRHADAHIWLTPLYHGSLTGVMKNCLDWLELSSREEKPYLIDKLIGLVCWADGGQAMQGINAMDAVAKALRAWPVPFSVPIVRNALFTGPDYTEISQEYKNKFNLLTGIITSKKVVTI, encoded by the coding sequence ATGAATATACTTATTTTAAACGGTTCACTGGACAGAAGAGAAGCTTCCACCCCTGGAAAACTAACCGCCTATTTTAAAGAGCACCTGGAAGCGCTGGGCGCACAGGCAACCATTTTCAACCTGGTGGAATCCGGCATTCCCCTATTCGATTATACGCTGAGTAAAACACCGAAAGGAGTGGAAGTGATGCTGAATCATTTTAGACATGCCGACGCACATATCTGGTTAACGCCGTTATACCACGGAAGCTTAACGGGAGTGATGAAGAATTGCCTGGATTGGCTGGAGCTGAGTTCCCGGGAAGAAAAGCCCTACCTGATCGATAAACTGATCGGGCTGGTGTGCTGGGCAGATGGCGGACAGGCGATGCAGGGTATCAATGCGATGGATGCTGTGGCAAAAGCGTTGAGGGCCTGGCCCGTCCCCTTTAGCGTACCTATTGTACGCAATGCACTGTTTACCGGCCCCGACTATACAGAAATTTCCCAAGAGTATAAGAATAAATTCAATCTACTTACCGGCATTATTACCTCAAAGAAAGTCGTTACAATCTGA
- a CDS encoding ABC-F family ATP-binding cassette domain-containing protein produces MLTLQNISYQHPNKELLFENIHYTLNPSEKTALIGNNGAGKSTLLKIIAGQLQPTSGAVCTDVAVYHIPQHFGQYNEQTIARALQIDKKLVALHAILTGDVSESNIDALNEDWTIEERAQKALSAWGLQLSDLSHPMAALSGGEKTKVFLAGMAIHQPDIVLMDEPSNHLDSRSRKLLYDSIQSAKETMLIVSHDRTLLNLLPFTCDLSRQGLKLYGGNYDFYIKQKQAADDALLQKIQSQEKDLRKARATEREAIERKQKLDARGRKKQDKAGVPTIMLNTLRSNAEKSTSKLRNTHSEKISTLSEALQQSRADQEALAQMKLNLDNSLLHRGKILVTATGINIRHHQQPLWERPVTFQVQSGERVTIKGDNGSGKTTLIKVMLGQQAPDSGQVYRAAFNSVYIDQDYSLINPRLTVYEQAQQFNTDGLTEHEIKIRLTRFLFSKTQWDTPCSRLSGGEKMRLLLCCLMIRSQAPDMLVLDEPTNNLDIQNVEILLQAINNYEGTVIVVSHDSNFLDTLGPTKVIELG; encoded by the coding sequence ATGCTTACGCTTCAAAATATCAGCTACCAGCACCCCAACAAAGAATTACTCTTTGAAAATATTCACTACACCCTTAATCCATCGGAAAAGACAGCCCTGATCGGTAACAATGGTGCAGGCAAATCCACTTTATTAAAAATAATAGCCGGGCAGTTACAACCCACGTCAGGAGCGGTTTGTACTGATGTAGCGGTCTATCATATCCCTCAGCATTTCGGACAATATAATGAACAGACAATTGCCCGGGCACTGCAGATCGATAAGAAACTGGTGGCATTGCATGCTATACTTACCGGCGATGTCAGCGAATCGAATATAGATGCCTTGAACGAAGACTGGACGATTGAAGAAAGAGCGCAGAAGGCGCTTTCCGCCTGGGGGCTGCAACTGTCCGATCTTAGTCATCCAATGGCTGCTCTCAGCGGAGGCGAAAAAACAAAGGTATTTCTTGCCGGGATGGCGATTCATCAACCTGACATTGTTCTTATGGATGAGCCCAGCAATCATCTGGATAGCCGCAGCCGTAAATTACTGTATGATTCGATCCAATCTGCTAAAGAAACAATGCTTATCGTAAGTCATGACCGGACGCTTTTAAACCTGCTCCCGTTTACCTGTGATTTGAGCCGGCAAGGGTTAAAACTATACGGAGGCAATTATGATTTTTATATTAAACAAAAACAGGCCGCCGACGATGCTTTATTGCAAAAGATACAATCACAGGAAAAAGACCTGAGGAAAGCCAGGGCCACTGAGCGCGAGGCCATCGAACGCAAGCAAAAGCTGGATGCAAGAGGACGCAAAAAACAGGATAAGGCAGGCGTTCCCACGATTATGCTGAATACCCTGCGCAGCAATGCTGAAAAAAGCACTTCAAAACTGAGGAATACACATTCGGAAAAAATCAGCACCCTTTCCGAAGCGTTGCAACAATCGCGGGCGGACCAGGAGGCGCTTGCTCAAATGAAACTCAACCTGGACAACTCTTTATTACACCGGGGAAAAATATTAGTAACGGCAACGGGAATAAATATCCGGCACCATCAGCAGCCGTTGTGGGAACGGCCGGTTACTTTCCAGGTGCAAAGTGGAGAGCGGGTGACAATAAAGGGTGATAACGGGTCGGGCAAGACCACTTTAATCAAAGTGATGCTGGGGCAACAGGCCCCCGACAGCGGCCAGGTGTACCGGGCAGCTTTCAATTCGGTATATATCGACCAGGATTATTCCCTTATCAATCCCCGGCTGACAGTGTATGAGCAAGCACAGCAATTCAACACGGATGGTTTAACTGAACATGAAATAAAAATACGGCTGACCCGCTTTCTTTTTTCAAAAACCCAATGGGATACTCCCTGCAGTCGCTTAAGCGGCGGTGAAAAAATGCGCTTATTGCTATGCTGCCTGATGATTCGTTCGCAGGCTCCGGATATGCTGGTGCTGGATGAGCCTACAAATAACCTGGATATTCAGAATGTGGAAATATTGCTGCAGGCAATCAACAATTATGAAGGCACTGTTATTGTTGTTTCACATGATAGTAATTTTTTAGATACACTGGGCCCCACAAAAGTCATTGAATTGGGTTAA